One genomic window of Quercus lobata isolate SW786 chromosome 9, ValleyOak3.0 Primary Assembly, whole genome shotgun sequence includes the following:
- the LOC115961142 gene encoding uncharacterized protein LOC115961142 — protein MADDSTNNPFFLPANNNLGLILTSQPLTGPENYMSWARTVLLALSSINKFGFVDGSIPEPDSSSPLYNSWSICNTIVHSSLTNSLSLDLKASVMYINNVKGLWIDLKDKLSQGNTPWLFELEKENSHLAQGSLSMSSYFTKFKTLWDEYANYQPFTVCTCALCSLVLQEEKRRNIGQGFNMIQLGDDVAMYVNNSKGFLGHQGHKNGGKGGYGKKARLVCT, from the exons ATGGCAGATGACTCTACGAATAATCCCTTCTTTCTTCCAGCAAATAATAATCTTGGTCTCATTCTTACTTCGCAACCTCTCACTGGTCCAGAAAACTACATGAGTTGGGCAAGAACTGTGTTATTGGCCTTGAGTTCCATAAACAAGTTTGGTTTTGTGGATGGATCAATTCCTGAGCCTGATTCATCTTCTCCATTGTACAATTCTTGGAGCATATGCAACACTATAGTGCATTCTTCGTTAACTAATTCACTTAGTTTGGATTTGAAGGCCAGTGTTATGTACATCAACAATGTAAAAGGTTTGTGGATTGATCTTAAGGACAAGTTGTCTCAGGGTAACACTCCATGGCTATTTGAGCTTGAGAAGGAGAATTCACATCTTGCACAAGGATCACTATCGATGAGTTCTTATTTCACAAAGTTTAAGACTTTGTGGGATGAATATGCTAATTACCAGCCTTTCACCGTCTGTACTTGTGCTT TATGTTCTCTGgttttgcaagaagagaaaagaaggaatATTGGTCAAGGTTTTAACATGATTCAATTAGGTGATGATGTTGCTATGTATGTGAATAATAGCAAAGGTTTTCTTGGTCATCAAGGACACAAGAATGGTGGTAAAGGGGGTTATGGCAAGAAAGCTAGGCTTGTCTGCACTTAA
- the LOC115960646 gene encoding GRF1-interacting factor 2-like has translation MQQQSPDMLNNGAPSIPANTNITTEQIQKYLDENRDLILAIMENQNVGKFAECAQYQARLQDNLTYLAKIADSHPQPPVPSQMPSQSTGQQGLFMQHPQATMSQQQPGLFTPKLPFQLNDQHQHQRQQQQQSHYLQQQQQQQQQQHYLQQQQQQQHYLQQQQQQQQQQQQQQQQFFQGQMGLRPGGMYQAMQGSNLFGMQGSKQDISEAGAGDFLGKLASRRDEGTDS, from the exons ATGCAGCAGCAATCACCAGATATGTTGAATAATGGTGCACCTTCAATTCCTGCAAATACTAATATCACCACTGAGCAGATTCAGAag TACCTGGACGAGAATAGAGACTTGATTCTGGCAATAATGGAAAATCAAAATGTGGGAAAATTTGCCGAGTGTGCCCA GTATCAAGCCCGACTTCAGGATAACTTAACATATCTAGCTAAAATCGCTGATTCCCATCCACAGCCACCAGTGCCTTCTCAG ATGCCCTCTCAATCCACAGGGCAACAAGGGCTTTTCATGCAGCATCCCCAGGCAACAATGTCTCAGCAGCAACCAGGTCTTTTCACCCCAAAGTTGCCTTTCCAGTTGAATGatcagcatcagcatcagcgTCAGCAGCAACAACAATCACACTACCtccagcaacagcaacagcaacaacaacaacaacactacctccagcaacagcaacaacaacaacactacctccagcaacagcaacagcaacagcaacaacaacagcaacagcaacagcaattCTTCCAAGGGCAGATGGGTCTGAGACCAGGGGGAATGTATCAGGCCATGCAGGGAAGCAATTTGTTTGGTATGCAGGGAAGCAAACAAGATATCTCAGAGGCTGGTGCTGGAGATTTTCTCGGAAAGTTGGCTTCCAGACGTGATGAAGGCACAGATTCGTAA
- the LOC115959250 gene encoding uncharacterized protein LOC115959250, with product MGFVLRVRLASFFTGAAVASFLGLYILHNDYKVAHDSISQQVKGLTESLDRRISALEKLKENETSQSVEATE from the exons atgggttttgttCTTCGAGTGAGATTGGCATCGTTCTTCACAGGAGCTGCAGTGGCGTCGTTTCTGGGGCTTTACATTCTTCACAATGATTACAAGGTTGCCCATGACTCCATTTCCCAACAG gtGAAAGGCCTCACTGAGTCACTGGATAGACGGATTTCAGCATTGGAAAagttgaaagaaaatgaaacttCACAAAGCGTGGAAGCAACAGAATAG
- the LOC115960934 gene encoding probable leucine-rich repeat receptor-like protein kinase At5g63930 — translation MRRKFISSSTELPCSFFSSTMFRNCTMLIFSYHVLFSLRFMLALSVSLAPSTIYLLEFRDSLPKHSQNLLPWNKSHSPSSPCKWPGVYCYHNNGFQVKALNLSGFGLSGVLNHSISYLCLHKNLLSLDLNGNNFTGGIPQLLGNCGQLNTILLNDNGFQGPIPPEIFQSKRLLQLDLGYNSLSGNIPPEVSLCINLEYIGLYNNYLNGEPPSELFYLPKLKHLYLNTNNFTGSLPDFSPLCAISNLWIHENAFSGSLPHTLSNCHNLTMFMASNNKFGGVIPPEIFKGLLQLEVLHLNENNIEGEIPETLWGLERLQELVLASNKLNGTLSERIAQCQWLKTIALSDNKLVGQIPPSIGNLKDLNNLFLFDNMLDGSLPPQLGNCSSLVELRLQNNLIRGTIPQEICNLENLEVLLLFNNHIEGHIPLQIGRMSSLVELALYNNSLTGRIPSGIIHLKKLTFLSLAHNSLVGQVPSKLGKNNSPGLIKLDLTGNNLFGPIPSSICTGNRLSVLALGNNQFNGSFPIGIEKCSSLRRVILRNNLLQGNIQADLSKNSGISFLEVRNNLLVGTIPPVLGYWSNLTMLDLSENGLSGTIPPELSKLEDLQILRLSSNGLAGSIPSELGHCKRLIKLDLSKNYLSGSIPLEITSLTKLQNLHLEENKFSGAIPDTFSSLHSLFELQLGSNMLEGTIPCSLAKLHHFSSVLNLSNNRLSGSIPACLGNLDKLQILDLSGNSFSGEIPTELNNMISLTFVNISFNNISGKLPSTWLKLVASYPGSFLGNTGLCLLGIEEKYCVEARNIHKRGQVLAGVIIGVVISVTLLCALIYILMVRGLGKKLTPDQSLLHHCRSMTEDLPDDLKFEDIMRATEGLSDKYVIGRGKHGTVYRTESANSRKHWAVKRVDLSKSSFRHELRTLSLIRHRNVVRMAGYCIKDGYGYIVTKYMPGGTLSDVLHQSEPCLALDWDTRYQIAFGIAQGLSYLHHDCVVQIIHRDIKSDNILMDSELEPKIGDFGMAKLVNDSDSSSTTTRSVIVGTLGYMAPENAYSTRLTEKCDVYSYGVILLELLCRKLPVDPCFEEGLDIVSWTRKNLQENDECICFLDEEISYWDGDEQQKALKLLDLALECTEQMAERRPSMRDVVAFLIKMNDKHERTIHDRQSSRV, via the exons ATGAGAAGAAAATTCATTAGCTCATCTACAGAATTACCATGTTCGTTTTTTTCATCCACTATGTTTAGAAATTGTACCATGTTGATCTTTTCATACCATGTTCTATTCTCTCTTAGGTTCATGTTAGCTTTGTCCGTCTCATTAGCTCCATCAACCATATACCTTCTCGAATTCCGTGATAGCCTTCCCAAACATTCTCAGAATCTCTTGCCATGGAACAAGTCCCATTCACCTTCTTCACCTTGCAAATGGCCAGGAGTTTATTGCTACCACAACAATGGCTTTCAAGTCAAGGCCTTAAACCTCTCAGGCTTTGGACTTTCTGGTGTCTTAAACCATTCCATTTCCTATCTCTGCCTTCATAAAAATTTGCTCTCTCTTGACCTCAATGGCAACAATTTTACTGGTGGCATCCCTCAGTTGCTTGGAAACTGTGGCCAACTGAATACTATTCTTCTCAATGACAATGGCTTCCAAGGACCAATCCCTCCTGAGATTTTCCAATCAAAGAGACTTTTACAGCTTGATTTGGGCTATAATTCTCTCTCTGGTAATATTCCTCCTGAGGTAAGCCTCTGCATCAACCTTGAATATATTGGATTgtacaataattatttgaatggAGAGCCTCCAAGTGAACTGTTCTATCTACCAAAACTGAAGCATCTTTATTTGAACACAAACAACTTTACTGGATCTTTACCAGATTTTTCACCTTTATGTGCAATATCTAATCTTTGGATTCATGAAAATGCATTTTCTGGATCTTTACCTCATACTTTGAGCAACTGTCACAACCTCACTATGTTTATGGCATCCAATAACAAGTTTGGAGGTGTCATTCCACCAGAGATCTTCAAGGGTCTTTTGCAACTTGAAGTTCTCCATCTTAATGAAAACAATATTGAAGGGGAAATACCAGAGACTTTGTGGGGTCTTGAAAGATTGCAAGAGCTTGTTCTTGCAAGCAACAAGCTAAATGGAACTTTATCTGAAAGAATTGCTCAATGCCAATGGCTAAAAACTATTGCTCTCTCTGATAATAAGCTGGTGGGTCAGATTCCTCCTTCAATTGGAAACTTAAAAGATTTGAACAATCTGTTTCTCTTTGATAACATGCTTGATGGCTCATTACCTCCTCAGCTTGGAAACTGTTCTTCACTTGTTGAACTTAGGCTTCAAAATAACTTAATCAGAGGAACAATTCCTCAGGAAATTTGCAACCTTGAGAATCTTGAGGTCCTCCTTCTGTTCAATAATCATATTGAAGGCCATATTCCACTACAGATTGGTAGAATGAGTAGTCTTGTGGAGTTGGCTCTGTATAACAATAGCTTGACTGGTAGAATCCCATCTGGAATTATCCATTTGAAAAAGCTCACATTCCTGTCCTTAGCTCATAATAGTCTCGTTGGACAGGTGCCATCCAAGCTTGGGAAGAACAACTCTCCTGGTCTAATTAAATTGGATTTAACTGGGAACAATCTATTTGGACCAATCCCTTCTAGTATATGTACTGGCAATCGTCTTTCGGTTTTGGCACTGGGAAACAACCAGTTTAATGGAAGTTTTCCAATTGGCATTGAAAAATGTTCATCTCTTAGGAGGGTGATTCTTAGAAACAATCTTTTACAAGGAAATATACAAGCTGATTTGAGTAAGAACTCTGGAATATCTTTCTTAGAAGTTCGAAATAACTTGCTCGTAGGAACAATACCTCCAGTATTAGGTTATTGGAGCAATTTAACAATGCTTGATCTTTCAGAAAATGGTCTATCTGGCACCATACCTCCAGAGCTCAGTAAACTCGAGGATCTTCAAATCTTGAGACTTTCTTCCAATGGACTAGCTGGAAGTATCCCTTCTGAGTTGGGACATTGTAAAAGATTGATCAAACTGGACCTGAGCAAGAATTATCTTTCAGGAAGCATTCCGTTGGAGATCACCTCTCTTACAAAACTGCAAAACCTTCACCTTGAAGAGAACAAATTCAGTGGAGCTATTCCTGACACTTTCTCTTCCCTACATAGTCTGTTTGAATTGCAACTTGGAAGCAACATGCTAGAAGGCACTATTCCTTGCAGTTTGGCTAAACTTCATCATTTCAGTTCAGTTCTCAATTTAAGCAACAATAGGCTCTCTGGTAGTATCCCAGCATGTCTTGGCAATCTAGACAAGTTACAAATTCTTGACCTATCAGGTAACAGTTTCTCTGGTGAGATACCAACTGAACTAAACAACATGATCTCCCTTACATTTGTGAACATATCATTCAATAATATCTCAGGAAAACTCCCTTCTACTTGGTTAAAATTGGTGGCTTCATATCCAGGATCTTTCCTTGGAAACACAGGACTTTGCTTGCTTGGTATTGAAGAGAAATATTGTGTTGAAGCTAGAAATATTCATAAAAGGGGGCAAGTGTTGGCTGGTGTGATTATTGGTGTTGTAATCTCAGTGACACTACTCTGTGCTCTAATTTACATATTAATGGTTAGAGGCCTTGGGAAGAAACTTACTCCTGATCAATCTCTTCTTCATCATTGTCGATCAATGACCGAAGATTTACCTGATGATCTAAAATTTGAAGACATTATGCGTGCCACAGAAGGCTTGAGTGACAAATATGTGATTGGGAGAGGCAAACATGGGACTGTTTACCGCACAGAATCTGCAAACTCCAGAAAGCACTGGGCAGTCAAGAGGGTGGACTTGTCCAAGTCAAGCTTTAGACATGAACTGAGGACATTAAGCTTAATTAGGCACCGGAATGTGGTAAGAATGGCAGGGTATTGCATCAAAGATGGATATGGCTACATTGTCACCAAGTACATGCCAGGAGGAACCCTTTCTGATGTACTACACCAGAGTGAACCCTGCTTGGCTTTAGACTGGGACACTAGATATCAAATTGCTTTTGGTATTGCACAAGGTCTTTCCTACCTTCAccatgattgtgtggtacaaatTATCCATAGAGATATCAAATCAGATAACATTCTAATGGATTCTGAATTGGAACCAAAGATCGGAGATTTTGGGATGGCAAAATTGGTTAATGATTCTGATTCAAGCTCCACAACCACAAGGTCTGTAATTGTAGGAACCTTAGGCTACATGGCACCAG AGAATGCATACTCCACTCGGTTGACAGAGAAATGTGATGTATATAGCTATGGAGTCATTCTACTAGAGCTTCTTTGCCGAAAATTGCCAGTGGACCCTTGCTTTGAAGAAGGCCTAGATATTGTCTCCTGGACAAGGAAGAACCTGCAGGAAAATGATGAGTGCATTTGCTTCCTTGATGAGGAAATCAGTTACTGGGATGGAGATGAACAACAGAAGGCATTGAAGCTGTTAGACTTGGCGCTTGAGTGCACTGAACAAATGGCAGAGAGAAGACCCTCCATGAGAGATGTAGTAGCATTCCTTATCAAGATGAACGATAAGCATGAAAGAACCATACATGATAGACAGAGTTCAAGGGTTTAG